From Sphingomonas bisphenolicum, one genomic window encodes:
- a CDS encoding DUF3089 domain-containing protein, translating to MARKFLYIIATLVVLVIAALLVYRVWGMQLIRLVMVPREAFTQLQPLPANAYDSADMWIARPDIVKDNVALWTPAGAAPAKAAQKAAIFFIHPTSYITTFGDAHWNARIGDKDADATARRFVMGQASAFNAAGAVWAPRYRQANYGAFLTDRPAGDQALAAAYRDVAQAFAAFLKANPTGPLILAGHSQGSRHLLQLLREQVAGKPVADRIAAVYAVGWPVSVEADLPALGLPACGRQDQAHCIVSWQSYAEPADPSAVVESFERKTGYTGKPRKGTHMLCTNPITGAFNGAAPASANKGTLDAREQGQPPKLLTGIVPARCDTSGVLMIGEPVDMGPFTLPGNNYHVYDYSLFWGNVREDAQKRLAAFLKKRLCAEDMTGRAP from the coding sequence GTGGCCCGCAAATTCCTCTATATCATCGCGACCCTCGTCGTGCTGGTGATCGCTGCCTTGCTCGTCTACCGGGTGTGGGGGATGCAACTCATCCGGCTGGTGATGGTGCCGCGCGAAGCCTTCACCCAGCTTCAGCCGCTGCCCGCCAATGCCTATGACAGTGCCGATATGTGGATCGCCCGTCCCGACATCGTGAAGGACAATGTGGCGCTCTGGACCCCGGCCGGGGCAGCGCCGGCCAAGGCGGCGCAGAAGGCCGCCATCTTCTTCATCCACCCGACCAGCTACATCACCACCTTCGGCGATGCGCACTGGAACGCCCGGATCGGGGACAAGGACGCGGACGCGACCGCCCGCCGCTTCGTCATGGGCCAGGCCAGTGCCTTCAACGCCGCCGGCGCCGTCTGGGCGCCGCGCTATCGCCAGGCCAATTATGGCGCCTTCCTGACCGACAGGCCGGCCGGCGACCAGGCATTGGCCGCCGCCTACCGCGACGTGGCCCAGGCCTTCGCCGCCTTCCTGAAGGCCAATCCCACCGGCCCGCTGATACTGGCCGGGCATAGCCAGGGATCGCGCCACCTGTTGCAACTGCTGCGCGAACAGGTGGCGGGCAAGCCCGTCGCCGACCGCATCGCCGCGGTCTATGCCGTCGGCTGGCCGGTATCGGTGGAAGCGGACCTGCCCGCGCTCGGCCTCCCCGCCTGCGGCCGGCAGGACCAGGCGCATTGCATCGTCAGTTGGCAAAGCTATGCCGAACCGGCCGATCCGTCCGCCGTGGTCGAGAGTTTCGAACGCAAGACCGGCTATACCGGCAAGCCCCGCAAGGGTACGCATATGCTCTGCACCAACCCGATCACCGGCGCCTTCAACGGCGCCGCCCCGGCCAGCGCCAACAAGGGCACGCTCGATGCGCGCGAGCAGGGCCAGCCGCCCAAGCTGCTGACCGGCATCGTTCCGGCGCGCTGCGACACCAGCGGCGTGCTGATGATCGGGGAGCCGGTCGACATGGGGCCGTTCACTCTGCCGGGCAATAATTACCATGTCTACGACTACAGTCTCTTCTGGGGCAATGTACGGGAAGATGCGCAGAAACGACTGGCGGCTTTCCTGAAGAAGCGACTTTGCGCTGAAGACATGACAGGGCGGGCGCCATGA
- the gatB gene encoding Asp-tRNA(Asn)/Glu-tRNA(Gln) amidotransferase subunit GatB, with translation MSSYRIQGATGEWEVVIGLEVHAQVTSNAKLFSGAATAFGAEPNTQVSLVDAAMPGMLPVPNQECIRQAVRTGMAIDAQINKWSRFDRKNYFYADLPQGYQISQLYHPIVGEGQIEIVLDEKNPDTSTKVIGVERIHVEQDAGKLMHDQHPTSSYVDLNRSGVALMEIVSKPDMRSPAEAGAYLAKLRTILRYVGSCDGNMDQGSMRADVNVSVRKPGEEFGTRTETKNVNSVRFVMAVVEHEANRQVDVLEAGGKIVQETRLYDPDRNETRSMRSKEDAHDYRYFPDPDLLPLELDDAFLAECRASLPELPDVKRKRYEQALGLSAYNAATLTADADTARWFETLVAEAARIQGKSESDVAKASANWLLSELYGALNRLGKTLDTSPVGPTDGAELLALVADGTISGTIAKQVFEIMLETGDKPGKIVEEKGLKQTSDTGAIEAAVAEVLARNGDKVEQYRGGKEALFGFFVGQTMKAMQGKANPQVVNEMVKKALAG, from the coding sequence ATGAGCAGCTATCGCATCCAGGGCGCAACCGGCGAGTGGGAGGTCGTGATCGGCCTGGAAGTCCATGCGCAGGTGACGTCGAACGCCAAGCTCTTTTCGGGCGCCGCCACCGCCTTCGGCGCGGAGCCGAACACGCAGGTCAGCCTGGTCGACGCGGCCATGCCCGGCATGTTGCCCGTGCCCAATCAGGAATGCATCCGTCAGGCGGTGCGTACCGGCATGGCGATCGACGCGCAGATCAATAAATGGTCGCGCTTCGACCGCAAAAATTACTTCTACGCCGACCTGCCGCAGGGCTATCAGATCAGCCAGTTGTACCATCCGATCGTGGGCGAAGGGCAGATCGAGATCGTGCTGGATGAAAAGAATCCCGACACCAGCACGAAGGTGATCGGCGTCGAGCGCATCCATGTCGAGCAGGACGCCGGCAAGCTGATGCATGACCAGCATCCCACCAGCTCCTATGTCGACCTCAACCGGTCGGGCGTGGCGCTGATGGAGATCGTGTCGAAGCCGGATATGCGCTCGCCCGCCGAAGCAGGCGCCTATCTGGCGAAGCTGCGCACGATCCTGCGCTATGTCGGAAGTTGCGACGGCAATATGGACCAGGGGTCGATGCGCGCCGACGTGAACGTGTCCGTGCGCAAGCCGGGCGAGGAATTCGGCACCCGGACCGAGACGAAGAACGTCAATTCGGTCCGCTTCGTGATGGCCGTGGTCGAGCATGAGGCGAACCGCCAGGTCGACGTGCTGGAGGCCGGCGGCAAGATCGTGCAGGAAACGCGCCTCTACGATCCGGATCGCAACGAGACGCGCTCGATGCGGTCGAAGGAAGATGCGCACGACTATCGCTATTTCCCCGATCCCGACCTGTTGCCGCTGGAACTGGACGATGCGTTTCTGGCGGAATGCCGCGCCTCGCTGCCCGAACTGCCCGACGTCAAGCGCAAGCGCTACGAGCAGGCGCTGGGCCTGTCGGCCTACAACGCCGCGACGCTGACCGCCGACGCCGACACGGCGCGCTGGTTCGAAACGCTGGTGGCGGAGGCCGCGCGCATCCAGGGCAAGAGCGAGAGCGACGTCGCCAAGGCGTCGGCCAACTGGCTATTGTCGGAACTCTATGGCGCGCTCAATCGCCTCGGCAAGACGCTGGACACCAGCCCGGTCGGCCCGACCGACGGCGCGGAACTGCTGGCGCTGGTCGCCGACGGCACGATCAGCGGCACGATCGCCAAGCAGGTGTTCGAAATCATGCTCGAAACCGGCGACAAGCCCGGCAAGATCGTCGAGGAAAAGGGGCTGAAGCAGACGTCCGACACTGGCGCGATCGAGGCGGCGGTGGCTGAGGTGCTTGCCCGCAATGGCGACAAGGTCGAACAATATCGCGGCGGCAAGGAAGCCCTGTTCGGCTTCTTCGTAGGCCAGACCATGAAGGCGATGCAGGGCAAGGCCAACCCGCAGGTCGTCAACGAAATGGTGAAGAAGGCGCTGGCGGGCTGA
- the gatC gene encoding Asp-tRNA(Asn)/Glu-tRNA(Gln) amidotransferase subunit GatC — MSIDLQTVKKIASLSRISVTDAEAEAMVPELNNILGWVEQLGEVDVTGIEPMTAVIPNHQRLRQDVVTDGDVRDKVLANAPQAEHGFFAVPKVIE; from the coding sequence ATGTCGATAGACCTTCAGACCGTGAAAAAGATCGCCAGCCTTTCGCGCATTTCGGTGACGGATGCAGAAGCGGAGGCCATGGTGCCCGAACTCAACAACATCCTTGGCTGGGTGGAGCAACTGGGCGAGGTGGACGTCACCGGCATAGAGCCGATGACCGCCGTCATCCCCAACCACCAGCGGCTGCGGCAGGACGTCGTCACCGACGGCGACGTGCGCGACAAGGTGCTGGCCAATGCGCCGCAGGCCGAACATGGCTTTTTCGCGGTGCCCAAGGTGATCGAATAA
- a CDS encoding DUF2846 domain-containing protein, which translates to MKSHMVLALVALGCATSAVAQDAPADPVAPAVAAAPASDIPAGKGKIVFFRKGGLMGAAISCAVHEKGERLTSLPPGKFAVLYAEPGIHEYSVKSEATDTLRLEIEPGETYYSKCNIQMGIMAGRPNLSPSDKAGFDAISAKLKPVEIKAE; encoded by the coding sequence ATGAAAAGCCATATGGTTTTGGCGTTGGTGGCGCTTGGTTGCGCGACATCGGCCGTAGCGCAGGATGCGCCGGCCGATCCGGTCGCACCGGCGGTTGCGGCCGCGCCAGCATCGGACATTCCCGCGGGGAAGGGCAAGATCGTCTTCTTCCGCAAGGGTGGCCTGATGGGGGCGGCCATTTCCTGCGCCGTGCATGAAAAGGGCGAACGGTTGACCAGCTTGCCGCCGGGCAAGTTCGCGGTGCTTTATGCGGAACCGGGCATCCACGAATATTCGGTCAAGAGCGAGGCGACCGATACGCTGCGGCTGGAGATCGAACCGGGCGAAACCTATTATTCCAAGTGTAATATCCAGATGGGCATCATGGCGGGCCGTCCCAACCTGTCTCCCTCGGACAAGGCGGGGTTCGACGCGATCAGCGCGAAGTTGAAGCCGGTCGAGATCAAAGCGGAATAA
- a CDS encoding TonB-dependent receptor domain-containing protein, whose protein sequence is MGRRADLLFVTAPAIAIVLATATPASGADRQDISIAPGRLGEAAIALGRQTGASIGMSDQSLAGIRTPPVQGRMSAEAALKQLLKGSGAKAQRIGGNGWRIVRARIAPARPAVAPAPIQIAPIAEQAPAEIIVTASKRDTPLPRYAGMVEALDAGLFTTAEASGGTATLLARVASLSSTHAGAGRNKLFIRAIADSGVAGPTQATTGQYLGDMRLNYAAPDPDLKLYDVGRVEVLEGPQGTLYGAGSLGGIIRVMPNAPNLAEYGGQMSAGLSATQHGDPGGDISATLNLPIVAEKLALRVVGYGVRDGGYIDDVNRGKDDVNRTGTYGGRAALRFAPDADWTIDLNGVYQHIDGDDAQYATRSVGRLERASAVAQPYYSDYMLANLRIEKQWDSLRFVSSTGYVRNILAESYDATQPDGPPALFRQRNKVTIFSTENRLVRDLDNGLGWILGASYLQSTSDLNRSLTSFGTAAMQPVIIPGVAMFGRGMAAPATGVRNMVKEATLFGEASFEPVKGLIATFGGRLTNSRLSGEALDPVAALSDSELARAEAQADRSETIFLPSASILTDAIPDVTLYARFQQGFRPGGLAVDDQRVRRFQNDRVSTVEIGARKGVPGRDVFAASANIAYTDWRNIQADVTDRIGLPTTANIGDGRIYTVEGRIVVRPTPAITLDGSVIYNDSRLTQPNDFVRALSYDGRSLTLPNVANLGGRLAFDYRTQIGGEMDLHLSGSARYVGKSRLGVGPILGQTQGDYVDTSLSASLTRGPVQYSLSLTNLMDSDGNRFSLGTPFDLRTDYYTPLRPRTVRFGIDFAF, encoded by the coding sequence ATGGGCCGCAGAGCTGACCTCCTTTTCGTCACCGCCCCCGCAATCGCGATCGTCCTAGCGACGGCAACGCCCGCATCAGGGGCGGACAGACAGGATATCAGCATCGCCCCCGGCAGGTTGGGCGAGGCAGCGATAGCGCTCGGCCGTCAAACCGGCGCCAGCATCGGCATGTCGGACCAGTCGCTGGCCGGCATCCGCACCCCTCCCGTCCAGGGCCGGATGAGCGCGGAGGCGGCGCTCAAGCAACTCCTCAAGGGCAGCGGCGCAAAGGCGCAGCGGATCGGCGGCAATGGCTGGCGCATCGTGCGCGCCCGCATCGCGCCGGCGCGCCCCGCCGTTGCGCCCGCCCCGATCCAGATCGCGCCCATAGCCGAACAGGCGCCGGCGGAGATCATCGTCACCGCGTCCAAGCGCGACACGCCGCTGCCCCGCTATGCCGGCATGGTCGAGGCGCTGGACGCCGGCCTGTTCACCACAGCCGAAGCATCGGGTGGCACCGCCACGTTGCTGGCGCGCGTCGCCAGCCTCAGTTCCACCCATGCCGGGGCGGGCCGCAACAAGCTTTTCATCCGCGCGATCGCGGATTCGGGGGTCGCCGGACCGACCCAGGCGACCACCGGCCAGTATCTGGGCGACATGCGCCTGAACTATGCCGCGCCCGACCCGGACCTGAAGCTCTATGATGTCGGCCGGGTCGAGGTGCTGGAGGGGCCGCAGGGTACGCTCTATGGCGCGGGATCGTTGGGCGGCATCATCCGCGTCATGCCCAATGCGCCGAATCTCGCCGAATATGGCGGACAGATGTCGGCCGGCCTGTCCGCCACCCAGCATGGCGATCCGGGCGGCGACATCAGTGCGACGCTCAACCTGCCGATCGTGGCGGAGAAGCTGGCGCTGCGCGTCGTGGGTTATGGCGTGCGGGATGGCGGCTATATCGACGACGTCAATCGCGGCAAGGATGACGTCAACCGCACCGGCACCTATGGTGGCCGCGCCGCGCTGCGCTTCGCGCCCGACGCCGACTGGACCATCGACCTGAACGGCGTCTACCAGCATATCGACGGCGACGACGCCCAATATGCGACCCGATCGGTCGGCCGGCTGGAACGCGCCTCCGCCGTCGCCCAGCCCTATTATTCGGACTATATGCTGGCCAATCTGCGGATCGAAAAGCAATGGGACAGCCTGCGCTTCGTCTCTTCGACCGGCTATGTCCGCAACATATTGGCCGAAAGCTATGATGCGACCCAGCCGGACGGACCGCCCGCCCTGTTCCGCCAGCGCAACAAGGTCACCATCTTTTCGACCGAGAACCGGCTGGTGCGCGATCTCGATAACGGGCTGGGCTGGATATTGGGCGCCTCCTATCTGCAAAGCACGTCCGACCTCAATCGATCGCTGACGTCCTTCGGCACCGCCGCGATGCAGCCGGTCATCATCCCCGGCGTCGCGATGTTCGGCCGCGGCATGGCCGCACCGGCAACCGGCGTGCGCAACATGGTCAAGGAAGCGACCCTGTTCGGCGAAGCCTCCTTCGAACCGGTCAAGGGGCTGATCGCGACCTTTGGCGGCCGCCTGACCAACAGCCGCCTGTCGGGCGAGGCGCTCGATCCGGTCGCCGCGCTTTCCGACAGCGAACTGGCGCGCGCGGAGGCGCAGGCCGACCGCAGCGAAACGATATTCCTGCCCTCCGCCTCGATCTTGACCGACGCCATCCCCGACGTGACGCTCTACGCCCGCTTCCAGCAGGGCTTCCGCCCCGGCGGCCTGGCCGTCGACGATCAGCGGGTGCGCCGGTTCCAGAATGATCGCGTGTCCACCGTGGAGATCGGCGCGCGCAAGGGCGTGCCGGGCCGCGACGTCTTCGCCGCGAGCGCCAACATCGCCTATACCGACTGGCGCAATATCCAGGCCGATGTCACCGACCGCATCGGCCTGCCCACCACCGCCAATATCGGCGACGGGCGCATCTACACGGTCGAAGGGCGCATCGTCGTACGGCCGACCCCGGCGATCACCCTGGACGGCAGCGTCATCTATAATGACAGCCGCCTGACCCAGCCCAATGATTTCGTGCGCGCGCTCTCCTATGACGGCCGGTCCCTGACCCTGCCCAATGTCGCCAATCTGGGCGGCCGGCTGGCGTTCGACTATCGGACGCAGATCGGCGGCGAGATGGATCTGCACCTGTCCGGATCGGCCCGCTATGTCGGCAAGTCGCGCCTGGGCGTCGGGCCGATATTGGGTCAGACCCAGGGCGACTATGTCGATACCAGCCTGTCCGCCAGCCTGACCCGCGGGCCGGTGCAATATTCGCTGTCGCTGACCAACCTGATGGACAGCGACGGCAACCGCTTCTCGCTCGGCACGCCGTTCGACCTGCGCACCGACTATTATACGCCGCTGCGGCCACGCACCGTCCGCTTCGGGATCGATTTCGCTTTCTGA
- the gatA gene encoding Asp-tRNA(Asn)/Glu-tRNA(Gln) amidotransferase subunit GatA → MTDITDLTVAGIRDGFRAGDFSAREVASAFNANVAAAKALNAFIVETPDKALQAADAADKAKAAGETPGALAAVPIGMKDLFCTEGTQTTAASHMLEGFVPTYESTVSAKLWAAGAGMLGKLNLDQFAMGSSNETSYYGNVISPWRRNDGGNAALAPGGSSGGSSSAIAARLCPAATGTDTGGSIRQPAAFTGISGIKPTYGRCSRWGIVAFASSLDQAGPMARTVRDNAILLEVMAGFDPKDSTSLDLAVPQWEAGLSSDLRGKKVGIPKEYRPDGLNAEISAMWDRGIAWLKDAGAEVVEVSLPHTKYALPTYYIIAPAEASSNLARYDGVRYGQRDLPDGAGLQDMYAATRAAGFGPEVKRRIMIGTYVLSAGFYDAYYTQAQKVRALIARDFEQAFEKCDLLLTPTAPSASFALGEKQADPLAMYLNDVFTVPASLAGLPAMAVPGGLDSQGLPIGLQIIGKALDEQTVLNAGLAIEERAGFVARPGKWW, encoded by the coding sequence ATGACCGACATTACTGATCTGACGGTCGCGGGCATCCGCGATGGCTTTCGCGCAGGCGATTTTTCGGCGCGCGAAGTGGCGAGCGCATTCAACGCCAACGTCGCCGCCGCCAAGGCGCTGAACGCCTTCATCGTCGAAACGCCGGACAAGGCGCTGCAAGCCGCCGACGCCGCGGACAAGGCGAAAGCCGCTGGCGAAACGCCGGGCGCGCTGGCCGCCGTGCCGATCGGCATGAAAGATCTGTTCTGCACCGAAGGGACGCAGACCACCGCCGCCAGCCATATGCTGGAAGGCTTCGTGCCGACCTATGAGTCGACCGTGTCGGCCAAGCTGTGGGCCGCGGGGGCGGGGATGCTGGGCAAGCTCAACCTCGACCAGTTCGCCATGGGATCGTCCAACGAAACGAGCTATTATGGCAATGTGATCTCGCCCTGGCGGCGCAATGACGGCGGCAATGCCGCCCTCGCGCCCGGCGGGTCTTCGGGCGGTTCCTCCTCGGCGATTGCCGCGCGGCTGTGCCCGGCGGCGACCGGCACCGACACGGGTGGTTCCATCCGCCAGCCGGCCGCCTTCACCGGCATTTCCGGCATCAAGCCGACCTATGGCCGCTGCTCGCGCTGGGGCATCGTGGCCTTCGCGTCGTCGCTGGATCAGGCCGGGCCGATGGCGCGGACGGTGCGCGACAATGCGATCCTGCTGGAAGTCATGGCCGGATTCGACCCCAAGGATTCGACCAGCCTCGACCTGGCTGTGCCGCAGTGGGAAGCCGGCCTGTCGAGCGATCTGCGCGGCAAAAAGGTTGGTATTCCCAAGGAATATCGCCCCGATGGCCTGAATGCGGAAATCTCCGCCATGTGGGATCGCGGCATTGCCTGGCTGAAGGATGCGGGCGCCGAGGTGGTCGAGGTGTCGCTGCCGCACACGAAGTACGCGCTGCCGACATACTACATCATCGCCCCTGCCGAAGCCTCGTCCAACCTCGCTCGCTATGACGGCGTGCGGTACGGCCAGCGCGACCTGCCCGATGGCGCAGGCTTGCAGGACATGTATGCCGCGACCCGCGCCGCCGGTTTCGGGCCAGAGGTCAAGCGTCGCATCATGATCGGCACCTATGTGCTGTCGGCCGGTTTCTACGACGCCTATTATACCCAGGCGCAGAAGGTCCGAGCGCTGATCGCGCGCGATTTCGAACAGGCGTTCGAGAAGTGCGACCTGCTGCTGACGCCGACCGCGCCGAGCGCCTCCTTCGCGCTGGGCGAGAAGCAGGCCGATCCGCTCGCCATGTATCTGAACGACGTCTTCACCGTGCCGGCGTCGCTGGCCGGACTGCCGGCGATGGCTGTGCCGGGCGGGCTGGACAGCCAGGGCTTGCCCATCGGCCTCCAGATCATCGGCAAGGCGCTGGACGAGCAGACGGTTCTGAACGCGGGTCTGGCGATCGAGGAACGGGCGGGCTTCGTCGCACGGCCAGGCAAGTGGTGGTAA
- a CDS encoding autotransporter outer membrane beta-barrel domain-containing protein: protein MRHLLACTAIAPVLVALTVANAAAETTIATATTAAVKTSTVANGAADDITISAAGSIKLTSGAAVTVDSNNKVSNAGTITINDANNVTGILIAPGTTGAITNSGTITLTEDYTATDTDSDGDIDGPFAKGTGKNAIWVQSGTGHTGNIDHSGTISIEGNQSAGIRLDGALTGNLSTSGTTSVIGDNSYGVVANDVTGNVTLRGTTSVAGANSIGAALLGDVNGAVKIQGTITSTGYRSTTRPTDVTKLDADDLLQGGSALVIAGNVTGGIIFDVPPTLDDKDTDVDDDGLTDSSEGTAAVISYGKAAAVQIGAADSDTVIGAVAAGNTGYGLIVNGGIAGYGVYDGIDANGLVIGGLGGDVSIAKGVQVKGTVAAVSYDSNATALRVGSGASAGTIEVSGSVAASGSTKDGTVARGLVIDSGATVGSIVVSGAVGAAAGSTEKGSAIAILDSSGTVSSLANTGKISATGGKAGSNIAIDLSANNSGVTLTQALASSTATAPSIIGDIRLGSGNDALTVSAGSITGDLSLGAGNDSVALSGTSSLTGNIAFGAGANSLTLTDTAKAAGTVDFGGGAGTLTLGGTSSLSGTIANAGNVAVVLNGGTLGSSATGSVALGSLSASGTSTLGVTINGATGASTVYDVAGAASFASGSQVKVNLTQVGGSVGDYVIVRAGSLSGSPTLATATLLPYMFKGSVAGDSTAGTVTLSVAAKSVSELGLSGSTASAYSAIFNALDNDVGVAGAYLAINDGATLTSNLRQMLPDHAGGTFEAVTSGSRATARILSDPNGIYRTKDGRLGFWLQQVAFGSAKSVGSTASYDITGWGAGGGLEYLSDIGAFGGSFAYIHGSDSSGSSNNAVDSDQFELAAHWRGQWGPLLSFARLSAARIKFDGTRHFESGDVTRTADGKWNGTLMSATAGAAYQIDMGRFSLRPAVGIDYYRLKEDGYSETGGGDAFNLTVLGRTSDELTANGTVTAGYDFGSLNREDGWVRIELEGGRRQILGGSLGDTTASFKDGDQFTLVSEDRTNGWTGRARLYGGTDTFRVGGEFGAEEQQNHVAISFRATVNFVL from the coding sequence ATGCGACATCTACTGGCCTGCACGGCGATCGCGCCCGTGCTTGTGGCCCTTACCGTGGCCAACGCCGCGGCCGAAACCACCATCGCCACCGCCACCACCGCTGCCGTCAAGACCTCCACCGTGGCCAACGGTGCGGCTGACGACATCACCATCAGTGCGGCGGGATCGATCAAGCTGACCAGCGGCGCCGCGGTCACTGTCGACAGCAACAACAAGGTGTCGAACGCGGGCACCATCACCATCAACGACGCGAACAATGTCACCGGCATCCTGATTGCGCCCGGCACGACCGGCGCCATCACCAACAGCGGCACCATCACGCTGACCGAAGATTATACCGCGACCGACACGGACAGCGATGGCGACATTGACGGTCCGTTCGCCAAAGGCACGGGCAAGAACGCGATCTGGGTCCAGTCCGGCACAGGCCATACGGGCAATATCGACCATAGCGGCACGATCTCGATCGAGGGCAACCAGTCGGCGGGCATCCGCCTCGATGGCGCGCTGACGGGCAATCTGTCGACCAGCGGCACCACCAGCGTGATCGGCGACAACAGCTATGGCGTGGTCGCCAACGACGTGACCGGCAATGTCACGTTGCGCGGCACCACCTCCGTCGCGGGCGCCAACAGCATCGGCGCGGCGCTGCTGGGCGATGTGAACGGGGCGGTCAAGATCCAGGGTACGATCACCAGCACCGGATACCGCAGCACGACCCGTCCGACCGACGTGACGAAGCTCGACGCTGACGACCTGCTGCAGGGCGGTTCCGCGCTCGTCATCGCCGGCAATGTGACCGGCGGCATCATTTTCGACGTCCCCCCGACGCTGGACGACAAGGACACCGACGTCGATGACGACGGACTGACCGACAGCAGCGAAGGCACGGCCGCCGTCATCTCCTATGGCAAGGCGGCAGCGGTTCAGATCGGCGCGGCCGACAGCGACACCGTCATCGGCGCGGTCGCGGCAGGCAATACCGGTTACGGCCTGATCGTCAATGGCGGTATCGCCGGCTATGGCGTCTATGACGGCATCGATGCCAACGGCCTGGTCATCGGCGGCCTGGGCGGCGACGTGTCGATCGCCAAGGGCGTGCAGGTGAAGGGGACGGTTGCGGCCGTTTCCTATGACAGCAACGCCACCGCCCTGCGCGTCGGCTCCGGCGCGAGCGCCGGCACGATCGAGGTCAGCGGATCGGTGGCGGCCAGCGGATCGACGAAGGACGGCACGGTCGCACGCGGCCTGGTGATCGACTCCGGCGCGACGGTGGGATCGATCGTCGTCAGCGGCGCCGTGGGCGCGGCCGCAGGCAGCACCGAAAAGGGCAGCGCGATCGCGATTCTCGATTCTTCAGGCACCGTGTCCAGCCTGGCCAATACCGGCAAGATCAGCGCCACCGGCGGCAAGGCGGGATCGAACATCGCGATCGACCTGTCCGCCAACAATAGCGGCGTCACTTTGACCCAGGCGCTGGCATCCTCGACCGCCACCGCCCCCAGCATCATCGGCGATATCCGCCTGGGATCGGGCAATGATGCGCTGACCGTGTCGGCCGGCAGCATCACAGGCGACCTCAGCCTGGGCGCGGGCAATGACAGCGTCGCCCTGTCGGGCACGTCAAGCCTGACCGGCAATATCGCTTTTGGCGCCGGTGCCAACAGCCTGACCCTGACGGACACCGCCAAGGCCGCCGGCACGGTCGATTTCGGCGGCGGCGCCGGCACGCTGACGCTGGGTGGCACATCGTCCCTGTCGGGCACGATCGCCAACGCCGGCAATGTCGCCGTCGTGCTGAATGGCGGTACATTGGGCAGCAGCGCCACCGGCTCGGTCGCGCTCGGCTCGCTCTCCGCCAGCGGTACATCGACCCTGGGCGTCACCATCAACGGCGCAACCGGGGCCAGCACCGTCTATGACGTGGCCGGGGCCGCCAGCTTCGCCAGCGGATCGCAGGTCAAGGTGAACCTGACCCAGGTCGGCGGATCGGTGGGCGACTATGTCATCGTCCGCGCCGGATCGCTCAGCGGTTCGCCGACGCTCGCCACCGCCACGCTGCTGCCCTATATGTTCAAGGGCAGCGTGGCCGGCGACAGCACGGCCGGCACCGTCACCCTGTCCGTCGCGGCCAAGAGCGTATCGGAACTGGGCCTGAGCGGATCGACCGCCAGTGCCTATTCGGCGATCTTCAACGCGCTGGACAATGACGTCGGTGTCGCTGGCGCCTATCTGGCGATCAACGACGGGGCGACCCTGACCAGCAACCTGCGCCAGATGCTGCCCGACCATGCCGGCGGCACGTTCGAAGCGGTCACATCGGGATCGCGCGCCACCGCCCGCATCCTGTCCGACCCCAACGGCATCTACCGCACCAAGGACGGACGCCTCGGCTTCTGGCTCCAGCAGGTCGCCTTCGGCAGCGCCAAGAGCGTGGGCAGCACCGCTTCCTACGACATCACGGGTTGGGGCGCGGGCGGCGGCCTGGAATATCTGAGCGACATCGGCGCGTTCGGCGGTTCCTTCGCCTATATCCATGGCAGCGACAGCAGCGGCAGTTCGAACAATGCGGTCGATTCCGACCAGTTCGAGCTGGCGGCGCACTGGCGCGGCCAATGGGGGCCGCTGCTCAGCTTCGCCCGCCTGTCGGCCGCCCGCATCAAGTTCGACGGCACCCGCCATTTCGAAAGCGGCGACGTCACCCGCACCGCGGACGGCAAGTGGAACGGCACGCTGATGTCCGCCACGGCGGGCGCGGCCTACCAGATCGACATGGGCCGCTTCAGCCTGCGTCCGGCGGTCGGCATCGACTATTACCGGCTCAAGGAAGACGGTTATAGCGAAACCGGCGGCGGCGACGCGTTCAACCTGACCGTGCTGGGCCGCACCAGCGACGAACTGACCGCCAACGGCACGGTCACGGCCGGATATGATTTTGGCAGCCTGAACAGGGAAGACGGCTGGGTCCGCATCGAACTGGAAGGCGGCCGGCGCCAGATACTGGGCGGATCGCTGGGCGACACCACCGCCTCCTTCAAGGATGGCGACCAGTTCACGCTGGTATCGGAAGACCGCACCAACGGCTGGACCGGACGCGCGCGCCTCTATGGCGGCACCGACACGTTCCGCGTCGGCGGGGAATTCGGCGCGGAAGAACAACAAAATCACGTCGCCATCTCATTTAGGGCGACGGTTAACTTCGTCCTGTGA